The Methanobrevibacter sp. genome includes the window TTTTTGGTTACTCTTTTGTAGTAGCTGTTTCCTTTATATTTGATGACTGCCTTGTAAGTTCCCTTTTTAGTTAATTTAGTAATTTAAAGGTTGATTTGCCTTTACTGTTGGTTTTAGCAGCATATGTTTTACCTTTAACTTTTAAGGTAACCTTTACTTTTTTAACTGCTTTCCTTTACTGTTTTTCAAGGTTATTGTGTATTTGGTCTTGTAAAGTTATTCAATGATGCAAACTCACTTAAAATAGCAGTCGACATAATTATCACAATTATCGTTGTTGGACTTTCCGTGCTGTTTACGAAAATGGATGCTAAAAATACATGAGTTTGGCAATCCTCTTATAAAATGGTTCATTTGTTGTGAAAAAATCAATGTATTCAACATCCAATTGATTATATGGCATTCACATAGTCTTTTTTTTCTTTTTGAAATTTTTTTGTAAGAATTCAGATAAACTTTCTAAACAACCAAAATTTAACAGTATTACATATAAATTATATATGTAAAATTATAAAATTGTATATAATTACTCAATTTAGGAGGGTATTGAAGTTTATGAATAAAAATAGGATAATCGTAATATTTTCAATTTTATTCGTTCTTTTATGTTCGCTTTCAGCGGTTGCTGCAAGTGAATTAAACTCGACTGATGCAATTACAAGTGAGATTACGGATGAAACGATTGGTGAAACTGCAGATTTTGATGCAGAATCAGGGAAAATATTAACTACAATCAATGAAGAACAGGAAAGCATATTGAATGTGACCTGTGAAGAACAGGAAAGTGTATTGGACGCAACGGAGGACGAATCAGAAGAATGGGGTACATTCACTGAGTTAAGGCAGTTAATAAGTGATACCCTATACACTAAGGAAATCAAATTGCAAAAGAATTATAGATCTACTGGTAGTGGAGGTTCTAGCGATGAAATAGTCATTAACAGAGAGGTTACCATTGACGGAAATGGGCATACGATTGACTGTGCAGGAAAATCAACTGCATTCGTACTCGATTATAGTTACATTCATTTAAAAAATATGCGAATTACAGGATTTGCCGACACTTCAAAGTCTCACCTTTATGCAGTAACTGTTCAACCTCATCTTCAGCACTGCATAATTGAAAATTGTATTTTTGAAGGTAATTCATATAGCGTATTGAGTATGCAAGGAACCTTTAATAAGATTGTAGATTGTGTTTTTAGAAATAATTCTGCAAATGGGGCTGAATTAGTTTATTTGACTACTAGTAATCGTCAAAAAGATAATGCATTTCATAGAAATTATATGACTGGAAGTATTTTTGTAGATAATGGAAAAATCACATCAGACGGCAAATTTGACACAGACAAATTAGTTCTCTTAGGTGATGATTTTATTGTTGAGTATTCTCGCTTTGAGAACAATGTTGCTGAAAAAGGAATTGTCCATTTTGGCGGTCATCATTATCTTTCTACTGTTAATAAATGTTTCTTTGGTGTTGCTGAAACCGGTAATGATTATGGTTTAATTTGTCGTAATGGCAACGTAAGGGAGTCAATTTTTTGCACTCCTGATATAAAAGGAAATGTTATCAATGGTGTTAGAAATCTAGACTACAATCTCTGGTTTGATGGTACAAAATCTTATGAAATCCCTGAAAGAGTTGTTGAAAGTGAAGGCTATGGGACTAGATATGAACCATATATAGTTACCGGATATGAAGTGGTGAAGGAATATGAACTAATTATCCTGGTCAAGACTTATTATGTTCCATCAATACCTAAAGAAGTGAGACTGGGTGATACAATTCAATTAAAACTCATGTTTCTTAAATCCAATACTAGCCTTTTACAAATGCCCACATGGAAAACAGTAACATTCCAAGTCGAATTCAGTGACAGTAACCTAAATTCAACAAACATCACATTCACTAATGGAATATCAACGCCGTTTAATTATACTGCATTGGATGGTGAAGAGGGCACAGCAACAATACTTTATAACGGTGCAATTATTACCTCCATTAAATTAAAGCATTCTGGAGAGTATGATTCATTTACTCTACTGAAACACGCCATATCAAAGGCTTCAAATGAGATAGATCTGACTCATGATTATAAATTCTATTCCTCTCTTGATGATAAAATTGCGTTTACAGTGGATAAGGACATTACAATAAATGGTGATGGCCATACAATTGATGGATGTAATGGCGCCAACGGAATTTTTAATTTTGCAAGCGGAAGAAATATCACAGTCAAAAACCTTAATTTTGTAAATTTCAAGGGTCTTGTGGTCAATGCTGAATCTTCCGGCAATGATCAGATTACATTTATAAACTGTACTTTTAAAAACATTGGCGGAGGAATAAAATCAAATAAAATAACCGTAATTTATGATTGTAAATTTGAAGACAGCACAGCTACTGCCATTAATTTATATTCCACTCAAAATATTGCAAGCATTATTGACAACTCAATATTTGAAAATTGTAAAAGCAAATATGATGGCGGTGCAGGATACATTAATTCACCAACCATTATTACAGATTCCCAATTCAAGAACAACTATGCAAGAAACGGTGGGGGATTATACATTGACGCGCAAAATTGCGCTATAGACAATTGTGAATTTATCGGTGATAAAGCGGATTACCTGGCCGCAGGCGTCTATTTCAACAATACTGGATGTAATCTTACCAATTCATTATTTAAAAGTAATTCAGCCGCATCAAATGTGCCATTTTACTTTAAAACAACACAAGGAACCGTAGAAAACAACACAGAAACCAATAATACAATATCCAAAAATTCATTCAGTGACCTTAAGGGCATAATAACCAGTGGGGGAAATGTAGTCAATTTAGAAACTGATTATAAATTCAAATACGGTTCAAAAGAGGATTCCAAGATTGCAGATGGCATACCTATTGAAAAAAACCTAATAATAAACGGTAACGGCCATACCATTGATGGTGACGCATATGCCACATTTTTTGAAATATATGGGAAGACACTTGAAGTAACATTCAACAACATTAATTTTGTTAATGCATTGTGTTTCGGTATTTATATTAAAAGTGCCAAAAGCGTCTCTTTCAACAACTGTACTTTTCATTCCATTGAAGGTCAGGAAAGTACTGATGCAGTAATATATATTGATTATAAAAATCGGGATGAATCCGTTACAGACAGCGTGCTCATTAACAGATGCAGTTTTATTTATAATGATATTTATAACATAATTTTTGCAAATCCTGGGGATTATGCACTAACCGTAAAAGACAGTGTTTTTGTAAACCCAGACTCCACCTATGACTTATTCATTAGATCCCATAACTCTAAAAACTATTTGGATTACAATTGGTGGGGAAACACTGAATACAACTTCACCAGCATGCCTAAAGTAAATGTCAAATTAAATAATTGGTACTTCCTGAATGACACTACAGTTAAATCCAACAGGGCGACAATATCATTGAACAACTTATATGATAATGTGGCTAAAACAGTTACCGAAGATGCAAACTGTAGTCTGACGGATGTGCCAGTAGAATTTATCGGGAAAGACTTGGTAATAGATGATGCAGTCATTAAACATGGAATTCTCACAGTGCCCTATAAAACAATTAAAAAACCGGCATTTTTGACTACAGTCATATATGGAATTAATAATACCGTAAATATAACAGAAAAAGGACAATTTGATATGCTGCAGGAATTGATAGATAATGCCACCGGCAATATCGTGAATCTGAATCGGGATTACACACTCACTGAAGACATAGACAGTGTTGGGGGCATTATAATAAATAAGGATAATTTGATTATTAATGGTAACGGACACACAATCAATGCTCTTGGAATATCCAATCTATTCAACATACTATCGGACAATGTCAAATTAATGAATCTGATTCTAATCAATGGAAATGGCACAATATCACAAAGCAGCCCTATCCAATGGAGAGGAAACTATGGAACTATAGAAAACTGTACAGTTTCCAATAACTTTGCAGAGCGTTTCGGAGCAATAACCTGGACAGGAACCATGGGAGGCATAATCAATTCCACTTTCAACAATAACCGAGGGTTAAGTTCCGGAGGCGCAATTCTCATCGAGGGAATTGGTGTAAGCATCATCAATTCAAATTTCACAAGCAATGTTGCATTGAGAGGAGCATCAATATATTCAAACAATGGATATACTCGCATTGATAACTGTAAATTCATAAAAAATGATGCATCTGATGGCGGCGCCGTTTACTTGAATGATGAATATGGAAGAATACGATACAGCATATTTGAAAACAATACTGGAAGATACGGCGGAGCAATCTACTGTAATGACATAAATGATGCTATAACTACCAGCATATTCACATTCAATAATGCCCGATATGGCGGAGCAGTCTACTGGAATAAAAAATATGGCAGCCTTGCGGATTGCGAATTTGCCAACAACACTGCAACCGAAGACGGCGGAGCCATCTACTGGAACGCAAATTACGGAACTGTTGATTCAAGCTCCTTTGATAAAAACACTGCAAAAAGAGGAGGTGCAATCTACTGGGATTACGATTACGGCAAAGTGATTGATTCAATATTCATCAAAAATACTGCAAACGATGGAGGAGCAGTCTACTTCTGTGAAGGAAACTTCATTAAAAACGAACAACAAACAGTTGATTATTCCATATTCTTAGAAAACAGTGCGCAGAATAACGGAGGGGCAATATATGTTGCTGCCAAGAAAAGCACTATTGGAAACTCCACATTCATCAAAAACCAAGCAAAAGACGGTGGAGCGCTTTACGCTACTTTTAAAGATGGAACAATATCACAGTCAGTATTCATAAACAATTCCGCATCAGATGAAGGAAGCGCCATATACACAGATGAAGATTCCACTCCAGTCAACTACTGCGTCTTTTTTGAAGACAATTCAAAATCAATCATTTATCATGATGGATCATGGTTTAGCAGTAATCTTAATGCTGATTATAACTGGTGGGGAAACAACATAACAAATTTCAATCAAAAATTGGCCAATGTAAATGATGATGTGGAGGTCAATAACTGGTATGTTTTAGACATGACAATGAACGAGGGAACTGCAAACATCACATTAAACAGCCTATTTGAAAATAACAAAATCCGCACTGATGAAAACTGCAAAATGCCGCAAATTAACATTACATTAACCAATGAAAACT containing:
- a CDS encoding right-handed parallel beta-helix repeat-containing protein encodes the protein MNKNRIIVIFSILFVLLCSLSAVAASELNSTDAITSEITDETIGETADFDAESGKILTTINEEQESILNVTCEEQESVLDATEDESEEWGTFTELRQLISDTLYTKEIKLQKNYRSTGSGGSSDEIVINREVTIDGNGHTIDCAGKSTAFVLDYSYIHLKNMRITGFADTSKSHLYAVTVQPHLQHCIIENCIFEGNSYSVLSMQGTFNKIVDCVFRNNSANGAELVYLTTSNRQKDNAFHRNYMTGSIFVDNGKITSDGKFDTDKLVLLGDDFIVEYSRFENNVAEKGIVHFGGHHYLSTVNKCFFGVAETGNDYGLICRNGNVRESIFCTPDIKGNVINGVRNLDYNLWFDGTKSYEIPERVVESEGYGTRYEPYIVTGYEVVKEYELIILVKTYYVPSIPKEVRLGDTIQLKLMFLKSNTSLLQMPTWKTVTFQVEFSDSNLNSTNITFTNGISTPFNYTALDGEEGTATILYNGAIITSIKLKHSGEYDSFTLLKHAISKASNEIDLTHDYKFYSSLDDKIAFTVDKDITINGDGHTIDGCNGANGIFNFASGRNITVKNLNFVNFKGLVVNAESSGNDQITFINCTFKNIGGGIKSNKITVIYDCKFEDSTATAINLYSTQNIASIIDNSIFENCKSKYDGGAGYINSPTIITDSQFKNNYARNGGGLYIDAQNCAIDNCEFIGDKADYLAAGVYFNNTGCNLTNSLFKSNSAASNVPFYFKTTQGTVENNTETNNTISKNSFSDLKGIITSGGNVVNLETDYKFKYGSKEDSKIADGIPIEKNLIINGNGHTIDGDAYATFFEIYGKTLEVTFNNINFVNALCFGIYIKSAKSVSFNNCTFHSIEGQESTDAVIYIDYKNRDESVTDSVLINRCSFIYNDIYNIIFANPGDYALTVKDSVFVNPDSTYDLFIRSHNSKNYLDYNWWGNTEYNFTSMPKVNVKLNNWYFLNDTTVKSNRATISLNNLYDNVAKTVTEDANCSLTDVPVEFIGKDLVIDDAVIKHGILTVPYKTIKKPAFLTTVIYGINNTVNITEKGQFDMLQELIDNATGNIVNLNRDYTLTEDIDSVGGIIINKDNLIINGNGHTINALGISNLFNILSDNVKLMNLILINGNGTISQSSPIQWRGNYGTIENCTVSNNFAERFGAITWTGTMGGIINSTFNNNRGLSSGGAILIEGIGVSIINSNFTSNVALRGASIYSNNGYTRIDNCKFIKNDASDGGAVYLNDEYGRIRYSIFENNTGRYGGAIYCNDINDAITTSIFTFNNARYGGAVYWNKKYGSLADCEFANNTATEDGGAIYWNANYGTVDSSSFDKNTAKRGGAIYWDYDYGKVIDSIFIKNTANDGGAVYFCEGNFIKNEQQTVDYSIFLENSAQNNGGAIYVAAKKSTIGNSTFIKNQAKDGGALYATFKDGTISQSVFINNSASDEGSAIYTDEDSTPVNYCVFFEDNSKSIIYHDGSWFSSNLNADYNWWGNNITNFNQKLANVNDDVEVNNWYVLDMTMNEGTANITLNSLFENNKIRTDENCKMPQINITLTNENLTVADSIILGENGYVEVEYLPKAIKGSLKASFETSSVTRSEEFLPSSTTITTAEDEFIYGNITIEYEVINPTIINVAITNETGSIVFENLTSEYMVSPDLAAGTYTVTVTNMGNGSIVSSNDTKTFTVTKLTPTIMVVAEDVIYPGDVIVNVTSDVAGNYTVKIGNVAEEINLTVNEVKQLTFSGLKAQEYLINVTYDETGNHTKAFNDSVKVNVLKAASEIIIKNITYLDYWNVIVEIELVNSEDFTAKLYQNATEISKITKNQTAIMLNDLTLGDYTLNITTIADENHTQTTESVNIFVKYTPTINVATADVRYPDDVIVNVTSDATGKFTMKIGNNTLEFNLTEDVKTEIFRFKDLVIGEYAINVTYQGNEIYTAAFNDTVNVNVLKINTTVDSTVKIDGYHATITVNVNPNATGFVYLTYDDFACYLALENGSASINNTLPVGNYNASVKYLGDDLYNESSTTLEFVIVDPAKENTNITLKVESDENDVTYNVDVNPNATGLVKFEVTGTEEYTVYSDVINGKAILDDILDAGDYTIIATYMGDARFNTNITTQTFTIKDHEKQDTPIDANVNITGYRTTITVNVNPNATGFISIKLGDTIAHIALTNGTGSFITNLAAGSYHADLTYLGDDDFNKNSTAVTFTIVNPVKENTTISLEVISNETDVIYTVDVNSNATGLVKFEVTGTEEYIVYADIINGKVMLEDKLVVGNYTVIATYLGDSNYNTNVTSQRFSIKGHAKQNTTIDADVKINGYLATINVYMNPNATGFVKLTIKDSIIYLAVKNGVASVNNTLPAGSYNIAIKYLGDDNYNENNTTLEFVIVEPAKENTNITLNVESDENYVAYIVDVNSNATGLVKFEITGTEEYTVYADVINGKAILADILEAGDYTIIATYMGDARFNTNITTQTFTIKGHEKQDTTIDANVNINGYHTTITVNVNPNATGFVRIKLADTIANIELTDGTGSFVTSLAAGSYHADLTYLGDNDFNKNSTTLTFTIVKPLKENTPISLNISSNENDVIYTVDVNSNATGLVKFEVTGLEEYVLYADVIDGKAYFYDTLTTGDYTVVATYMGDDRFNTNITTESFT